TCTCGCGACCCGCTTCTTTTTACTGTCAGGAATTAAAATGCCCAATCCGAAACGGGCGTATTATTTTATGACCAGTAAGTGTAATTTTCAGTGCGGGATGTGCCCGCAGTGGAAAATCGGGCTGGAAGAAAAGGCGGAAGAATATATTTCCGAATCCCGAATGCTCGAGCTAATGGACGAAATGGCCGGCGCCGGAATAAAAGAAATCGGTTTTTCCGGAGGCGAGCCGTTAATTTACTCGGACAAGCTGTTGCGCCTTCTGGCTCACGCTAGCCGAAAAGGCATGTATACGCACGTAGCCACCAACGGCAGTCTTATTACCCGCGAATTTTTAGGCGAGTATGATAAAATCGGCGGCGGGCATATCTCTCTATCAATTGACGCTTTAGGGGAGCGGCATAATGAACTGCGCGGATTCGGCGGCGCGTTTTCCGGAACCGAGAACGTCCTTAAATTATTTGAAACCAATAATTACCGCAACATCTTACTAAAAATTAACCTTACTTTGACCGGCGAAAATTTGGGCGAAGCGCCGGCGGTAGTAAAAATGGCCGCGACTAAAAACGCGGTTGTCTTTATCCAGCCTTACGATCCGTATGATTACGCCCATTCGAATGACGCGGCTTATCTGGAAAGCCATTATCCTTTATGGGTGAAGAAGAAAAACTACGGCGAACTGGAAAAGTCTTTGGATGAAATCATGGAAATAAAAAGAGACAGTCCGGAAATTATACTAAATAGCGAAGAGCACTTAGCTGATATAAAACAATATTTTCAGGGCAGGAGAAACATAAAAAAAATATGCTTTTCCGGCTTGGACCAGATAAGTATTTTCCCCCGGGGCGAAATAATGTTTTGTAAATACGGCGTAATTGGGGATTTGAAAAACGCGAGCCTTAAAGAATTTTTAGCAAGCGATAAAAGAAAAGAAGCGGTAATCTCCAGCCTCTCGTGCCCCGAAAATTGTCTTTTGGGCTGTATGTACCGCCCGCGGCTTGGCGATATGCTTAAAAGCGGCCTAAAGCAATTATATAAATTATCGAAAGTAAACTAATGAAAATTTTACAGATCAACAAATATTTTTATTTAAGAGGCGGAAGCGAACGCTACTTTTTCGGCTTGTCAAAAATATTGGAGAATAACGGCCACCAGGTGGCGCATTTTTCCATGAAACACGAGCGAAACCTGGAGTCAAAATACGCGAAATATTTTACGGAAAAGATTGAGCTTGATAAATTCAGCCTAAAGAGCATTATTAAAATATTTTATAACCATGACGCGGTAAACAAGCTGGATAAGCTAATGAATGACTTTAAGCCGGACGTAGCCCATTTGCATAACATCGACCGGCAATTAGGCCCGGCGATAATCAATCTTTTGAAGAAAAGGGGAATCCCGGTAGTTATGACTTTGCACGATTTTAAAGCCTTCTGCCCCAAGGGAACGCTTTATAATAAGCGCGCGCATTGCCGCAAATGCCTGAACGGAAATTATTATAACTGTTTGAAAGATAAATGCATTAAAGAATCTTATCTGAAAAGCGCGCTGGGCATGCTGGAGTTTTATTGGCAAAGATTTTTCCTTATGGCCTACGGGAAAGTTGATACGTTCCACGCGCCGAGCCTTTACATGAAAAATATCGCCGTAAGTTCCGGAATTTCTTCGGAAAAAATATTCGATTTGGTTTACCCGATTGAAGCTCGGGAAGACAGTAATGGGACTGAAAAAGTAAATGAAGAGTATTTGTTATATTTCGGCCGGCTGTCTGAAGAGAAAGGAATTGATGTTTTAATAAGAGCGCTTAGCCGCACAAAAATCGGCATTAAACTAAAAATTGCCGGCGAGGGAGAGCTTAAGGATGGTTTAATGAAGATTTCTGATGCTTTGGGGCTCACTAAGAGAATCGAATTTCTCGGGTTTCAAAATGGCGAAAAACTTGAAAAACTGATCAGCGGCGCTGAAGCGGTTGTTATCCCTTCACTTTGGCCGGAGAATATGCCCTATAGCCTATTAGAATCAATGGCTTCCGGTAAAACGATTATCGCTTCAAAAACCGGAGGAATCCCGGAAAGGATAGTTGATGAATCTAGCGGGTATCTTTTTTCAATTGGCAATATTAACGAATTAGCGGAAAAAATAGATAGCGCCGTTAGCGAGAAAAATGCAATGCTGGGCCAAAAGGCGAGAGACAGTATAAAAAACTTTAATACTAAAAAACATTATGAGGAATTAGTCAAGATGTATAATTCGCTAATATTTGCTAAATTAAAGCATTATTAAGCTAACCCGGGATTCTTGAAATATTGCTGTGTTTATGTTAAGGTTTTAGCGAATTTCAATATAATCAAATAATCAATAAAAACTATGACAGTCAAAAAATCCGTGAAAATAATAATAATTTCTATCATAATCTGCTCTGCCAGCCTTGGGATGTTTTCGGTGCCTACAAGCCAAGCCAGAGTAAGCTCGTATTATTCAGGAGACGCGGCGGTTTATAATGGCCAAATAATTGTTGGTTCCACCAATATGGGCAAATTTGAATTGTTTAGATGGGGTAATAACGGCCTCGTTAAAACCAGCACCTTAAGGCCCGAACCGCTGGAGGATTCCCAATTTTACGATTTGAAATTTAGCGAGGAAAACGGCAGCCTTAATGTTTACTTAACCAGCGGAAGATACTTATACAAATATAACATCGGCGACGTTTATAACCCTATTTTTATTAAAAAAGTTAAGGACAATTCGAACGACGGATGGATTTCCGGCTTCGAAAAGTCCAGCGCGAGAATCGTAACTATCGGCACCAAAGAAACTAAAATTTGGAATGACAACCTTGAGATTATCGACAGTTTCAAAATAACCAATATTGACAACCCTTATAATATAAGATTTTCGGCTGACGGAAGATTTATTATTAACGTAAAAGAGGATAAGGCCGAAATTTTTGACACTGCCGTAAGAAGGATTACCGGCGAAGTTCCGATAAAGACAAACAGCGCGCTGAACCGGAAAGTGTACGCCGGAGATTATATATACGCGGTCGATGACCAGCGGGTGATAGTGTTTGACTATGACGCGGAAATCGTGGGCTCATTTAAGCATACCTCGAATATGGGCTATGACGCGGACGCGATACCCGGAGGCAAGTATGTTTATTTTTCCGACGGGAAAGGGATAGTCAAACTTGATCGGTCCGGTTTAACCGCGGCCGACTGGGTAAATATTGACAAGCTCCCCGTGCAATACGGCTGGGCGATGGGGATGAAAGTTCTGGAAGTGTCCGGCAAAAGTTATATCGTGGCTTTCTGCAATTCTTATATCGGGATATTCGATGAAAAATTAGACCTGGCGAGCTTTTACCGTTCAAGGGAAGAAACCTTCAGCCCGGTGGAAAAAGTTTATTTGGGAATTGACAAGGACCGGGCTCCGAGCGGAAGCCTTATCGCCATCCACGGCGGAGGTTACGGGCAATTCGAAAAGATTTATATTGATTTAGTATATAAACGGGTGGAGACTGTTGCGGGCGAGAAGGGGAGGTTTAGCATTGTAACCGAGGTGCCTTGCGTCAACCTGCGGCCCGAAGAGAGGCCGTTAAAAACCGACATAAGGGTTACCGGCGCCTACACCGGCATAAGCTATAACCTCGGTTTTACCTTGGAATAGATTAAGAGATGAGGCGCGAGCAAATTATATGAAAATAGCATTTATCGGACAAAAAGGGATGCCAGCCAAAGGCGGAGGCGTGGAAAAGCATGTTGAGGAGCTTTCCATCCGCCTGGTTAAGCGCGGCCATGAAGCAATTGTTTATACCCGGACAAACTATACTGAAAGGAAACTAGGCGCTTATAAAGGCGTTAAACTGGTTAGCCTGCCGAATATCAAAACCAAAAGCCTGGACGCTATTACCCATACATTTATGGCCTGCCTGGACGTAATTTTTAGAAAGGATATCGATATCGTCCATTTTCATTCAATCGGCCCCTCTTCCTTGATCTGGCTAATAAAAATTTTTAAGCCAGGCACTCCGATTGTCGCTACTTTCCACAGCCAATGCTATCTCCATAAGAAATGGGGATTGTTTGCCCGGCTGTATCTGAAATTCGGCGAGTATTCCTGCTGCAAATTTGCCGATAAAGTAATCGCCATTTCCGAATCATTAAAGAAAAGGACAGCGGAAGAATATAATGTCTTAAGCGAATATATCCCCAACGCGGTAATGATGAGGAAGAAAAAACTGCCGAAGATAATTAAAGCCAAGTGGGGGTTAGATAAGGATGGGTATATTTTGTCAGTCTCGCGCCTGGTCCCGGTTAAGGGCATACATTATATTATTGGCGCTTATAATGAATTAAAAACCAATAAAAAGCTGGTGATCGCCGGCGATGGAGCTTTTAACGGAGAATATATAGGGGAGCTTGAAAGAAAGTCCGGCGGCAATGAAAAAATAATTTTCACCGGCAACCTTTCCGGCAGAGAGCTGGATGAGCTTTATTCCAACGCCTGCTTATTTGTCCAGGCTTCCGAAGTTGAGGGCTTATCAATCGCCTTATTAGAGGCAATGTCTTTTGATCTGCCGGTTCTGGTTAGCGATATTAGGGGAAATTTGGACGCTTTAGGCGGTAGAGGACTGACTTTTATAAATAAAAATACCGATGACTTAAAGGAAAAGATAAAGTTTGCTTTAGCCAATCCAAAAGTAATCCATAAGCTGGCCAAGGAGGCAAAAAAGCGGGTGGTAAAGCATTATGATTGGGAAGAAAATATTGAAGATGTAATAAGCGTTTACCATGAAGCTATGAGTTTAAAGCAGAAATCGTTTTTTAATAGTTTTTTTGTTTTTAAGGCAATCAAAAAAGTCGCTTTTAGGTGGAAATAATCAGTTCAATAGTTTTATATATTTTTTTTCGTTGGAGGGTTGAATTGTTTGTCAGCTCTTTTTATTTTTCAAGCGCCAGCCCGCCTTTGCAGACGGTTGCGTTTGGAATCAAGGATATTTGTCGTATGAATCGGTTTTCTCGTCGAGTTCAGATTTTGCCGTAAACCATGAAATGAAGGAAAGGAAAAAAATGAAGAAGATTCTGGCAGTTTTTTTATCCCTGGGATTCCTGGCGTTTGCATCAGAAGCGCTGGGTTATAACGAGTGGCCATTAAACGGAACCGCCGCGGGAACAGGCAGTTTCGGTTTTTCGAGTATCGCGGCGTCGGCTAACGCTTACGCCACGGGGTTTGGGCGGGACAGCGTCGAGAGCTACGCTTCCGGCGATCGCTTCAGCCTGACCCTTACCTGGGTGTCGGGCACTGCCTCCGCGAATATCGCGGTCGAGGCGATGTTGTACAAAAACGCCTCGCCTTGGACGATAAGCGCCAGGCAAAGCGCAGTGCTTGCCGCCGGCAAGAGCGTCACGATCGTATTGTCGTGCACTGCTACCGAAGCCAGCGGAGCCCTGGGTGTTGCGTTAGGGTACGCGAGTAACGCTGGAAAGAGCGTTACTTTGAAGTATACCCTGACAAAGCTACCAAAGCTGACCGTCGTTTATCCCAATAAGGCGGTGAGCTTGTCGGCTGGCTCCCCAATTGAAATTAAATGGGAGAAGGGACCGACAATCTCGTCGGTCTATATTGATCTCTATGAAGGGGGAACCTTTAAGGGCCGGATTACTTCGTCGGCCACGGGGACCAGCTATTTCTGGACCCCGGGAAGTAAATTTCCCACCGGTAGCTACCAATTGAGAATTACCGGAGGCGGGGTTTATGATTTTAGCGACAAGCCATTCACCCTGGCTGGCGACGTAAAAATCGCCATCGAAACTCCTGTGGCGGGGACGAAAGTTACAAAGGGCACAAGCGCTTACGTGTCCTGGAGCGCCCGCGGGATGAGCGGGAACGTAAAAATAGAACTTTTCAAAGGGGCTGTGAAGGTGGCAGACATACATACCGCCTTTCCTCCGGGAAACCAAGGCCTTGGATTCATTTACTGGGTACCGGCCGCGAGCCTAGTGGCCGGCACTGATTACTCCGTGTTAATTACGGAGGTAAGGACGGGCGGAGTATCTGCCCAAAGTGCCAAGTTCACTATCCAATAGCTAACGGCAGATATCTGCCATTACGGGCCGCCGCTGACATTTTCGATTAGTCAGCAGGCGGCCTTTTCTTGTCTTTGACGCTTTTTTGTTATATATTCAATTTATATCTTAAGATATAAATTCATTCGCTCGTCCCGCATCCTGCGGGGCTCTCGCTCATATTAATTATGAAATTATATATCAATACAATAAAAAACGACTC
This sequence is a window from Patescibacteria group bacterium. Protein-coding genes within it:
- a CDS encoding glycosyltransferase family 4 protein; translation: MKIAFIGQKGMPAKGGGVEKHVEELSIRLVKRGHEAIVYTRTNYTERKLGAYKGVKLVSLPNIKTKSLDAITHTFMACLDVIFRKDIDIVHFHSIGPSSLIWLIKIFKPGTPIVATFHSQCYLHKKWGLFARLYLKFGEYSCCKFADKVIAISESLKKRTAEEYNVLSEYIPNAVMMRKKKLPKIIKAKWGLDKDGYILSVSRLVPVKGIHYIIGAYNELKTNKKLVIAGDGAFNGEYIGELERKSGGNEKIIFTGNLSGRELDELYSNACLFVQASEVEGLSIALLEAMSFDLPVLVSDIRGNLDALGGRGLTFINKNTDDLKEKIKFALANPKVIHKLAKEAKKRVVKHYDWEENIEDVISVYHEAMSLKQKSFFNSFFVFKAIKKVAFRWK
- a CDS encoding glycosyltransferase family 4 protein, which encodes MKILQINKYFYLRGGSERYFFGLSKILENNGHQVAHFSMKHERNLESKYAKYFTEKIELDKFSLKSIIKIFYNHDAVNKLDKLMNDFKPDVAHLHNIDRQLGPAIINLLKKRGIPVVMTLHDFKAFCPKGTLYNKRAHCRKCLNGNYYNCLKDKCIKESYLKSALGMLEFYWQRFFLMAYGKVDTFHAPSLYMKNIAVSSGISSEKIFDLVYPIEAREDSNGTEKVNEEYLLYFGRLSEEKGIDVLIRALSRTKIGIKLKIAGEGELKDGLMKISDALGLTKRIEFLGFQNGEKLEKLISGAEAVVIPSLWPENMPYSLLESMASGKTIIASKTGGIPERIVDESSGYLFSIGNINELAEKIDSAVSEKNAMLGQKARDSIKNFNTKKHYEELVKMYNSLIFAKLKHY
- a CDS encoding radical SAM protein, yielding MISAVRVKKYIRIGFNRITQDLATRFFLLSGIKMPNPKRAYYFMTSKCNFQCGMCPQWKIGLEEKAEEYISESRMLELMDEMAGAGIKEIGFSGGEPLIYSDKLLRLLAHASRKGMYTHVATNGSLITREFLGEYDKIGGGHISLSIDALGERHNELRGFGGAFSGTENVLKLFETNNYRNILLKINLTLTGENLGEAPAVVKMAATKNAVVFIQPYDPYDYAHSNDAAYLESHYPLWVKKKNYGELEKSLDEIMEIKRDSPEIILNSEEHLADIKQYFQGRRNIKKICFSGLDQISIFPRGEIMFCKYGVIGDLKNASLKEFLASDKRKEAVISSLSCPENCLLGCMYRPRLGDMLKSGLKQLYKLSKVN
- a CDS encoding Ser-Thr-rich GPI-anchored membrane family protein, with the protein product MSYESVFSSSSDFAVNHEMKERKKMKKILAVFLSLGFLAFASEALGYNEWPLNGTAAGTGSFGFSSIAASANAYATGFGRDSVESYASGDRFSLTLTWVSGTASANIAVEAMLYKNASPWTISARQSAVLAAGKSVTIVLSCTATEASGALGVALGYASNAGKSVTLKYTLTKLPKLTVVYPNKAVSLSAGSPIEIKWEKGPTISSVYIDLYEGGTFKGRITSSATGTSYFWTPGSKFPTGSYQLRITGGGVYDFSDKPFTLAGDVKIAIETPVAGTKVTKGTSAYVSWSARGMSGNVKIELFKGAVKVADIHTAFPPGNQGLGFIYWVPAASLVAGTDYSVLITEVRTGGVSAQSAKFTIQ